One window of Catharus ustulatus isolate bCatUst1 chromosome 3, bCatUst1.pri.v2, whole genome shotgun sequence genomic DNA carries:
- the SCARA3 gene encoding scavenger receptor class A member 3, with translation MRAPEAAEEEQEEQMPPFGSRVGGRCVREARLGAAVRGLFGLAGTLLLAVSLLGALVFRKVNSISEEISSSQTLFERKLLSLQEDLQGLGERSSGNGSWACRDTAALGRELSELQRELEQIQEMLQAQEILLERTSQSHARLSSAGASISGGLRSCSASIGNVSRSLERLREQAGGWQGVTARLQNSLRDLSRQRSEAEEAAERLNSSLEQNSQRLRALQGQADEGTLALHRLVTEWQNTTRIFGMLRSASSRSSELLRSLQAGLGSALREASRNSEGMQELALQLLGLQLQLDNISSQLDEQQESAQDLRHRRGHARNRTEERLQELGSRLESLQLETRSILANVKATDGHVQGMLHFLEVVRSSWAREFRGQAEELRELKRSLGMLQEATEELRERSGMLGARLEFDVRNLSLVVEELRAVDARHGAMLRNGSQLRGAPGLPGPRGLKGDVGSRGAPGDPGQKGDLGNLGPPGSPGSPGSPGAAGPGGERGPPGSRGFPGPKGSKGSLGIPGPRGSKGDPGIPGAPGAAGRPGPAGARGEPGMAGSPGSQGTPGTPGTKGEPGPRGPPGLPGPPGPPGP, from the exons ATGAGAG CGCCCGAGGCAGccgaggaggagcaggaggagcagatgCCGCCCTTTGGCTCCAGGGTGGGCG GGCGCTGTGTCCGGGAGGCGCGGCTGGGAGCGGCCGTGCGGGGCCTGTTCGGGCTGGCCGGGACCCTGCTGCTCGCCGTCAGCCTGCTGGGAGCGCTCG TGTTCCGGAAGGTGAATTCCATCTCCGAGGAGATCAGCTCATCCCAGACCTTGTTTGAGCGGaaactcctctccctgcaggaggaTCTCCAGGGATTGG GTGAGAGGAGCTCCGGGAACGGCTCCTGGGCGTGCCGGGACACGGCGGCGCTGGGCCGGGAGCTGTCGGAGCTGCAGCGGGAGCTGGAGCAGAtccaggagatgctccaggcgCAGGAAATCCTCCTGGAGCGAACTTCCCAGAGCCACGCCCGCCTCTCCTCCGCCGGCGCCTCCATCTCGGGCGGGCTGCGGAGCTGCTCCGCATCCATCGGGAATGTCAGCCGGAGCCTGGAGCGGCTGCGGGAGCAGGcggggggctggcagggggtCACGGCCCGCCTGCAGAATTCCCTGCGGGATCTGTCCCGGCAGCGCTCGGAGGCGGAGGAGGCGGCGGAGCGGctgaattccagcctggagcagaatTCCCAGCGGCTCCGCGCGCTCCAGGGGCAGGCGGACGAGGGGACGCTGGCGCTGCACAGGCTGGTGACCGAGTGGCAGAACACGACGCGGATTTTCGGGATGCTCCGCTCCGCTTCGTCCCGGAGCTCCGAGCTGCTGCGGAGCCTGCAggccgggctgggctcggcGCTTCGGGAAGCATCCCGGAATTCCgaggggatgcaggagctggcgctgcagctgctggggctgcagctgcagctggacaaCATCTCCTCGCAGCTGGACGAGCAGCAGGAGAGCGCGCAGGACCTGCGGCACCGCCGCGGCCACGCGCGGAACCGAACCGAGGAgcggctccaggagctgggatcgCGCCTGGAATCGCTGCAGCTGGAAACCCGGAGCATCCTGGCCAACGTGAAGGCCACGGACGGGCACGTGCAGGGCATGCTGCACTTCCTGGAGGTCGTGCGCTCCTCCTGGGCCCGGGAATTCCGCGGGCAGGCCGAGGAGCTGCGGGAGCTCAAGAGATCCCTCGGGATGCTCCAGGAGGCCACGGAGGAGCTGCGGGAGCGCTCCGGGATGCTGGGAGCGCGGCTGGAATTCGACGTGAGGAACCTGTCGCTGGTGGTGGAGGAGCTGCGGGCGGTGGACGCGCGGCACGGGGCGATGCTGCGGAACGGCTCCCAGCTCCGAG GCGCTCCGGGGCTCCCGGGCCCCCGCGGCCTCAAGGGCGATGTCGGATCCAGGGGCGCGCCGGGAGATCCAGGCCAGAAGGGCGACCTTGGGAATTTGGGACCGCCGGGATCGCCGGGATCTCCGGGCtcgccgggagcggcggggccgggcggggagcggggcccgCCGGGATCCCGCGGCTTTCCCGGCCCCAAGGGCTCCAAGGGCAGTTTGGGCATCCCGGGCCCGCGCGGCTCCAAGGGCGATCCCGGAATTCCCGgagctcccggagccgcggggcggccgggcccggccggaGCGCGCGGGGAGCCGGGAATGGCCGGGAGCCCCGGGAGccaggggacaccggggacaccggggacaaAGGGGGAGCCCGGGCCCAGGGGACCCCCGGGGCTGCCGGGACCGCCCGGACCGCCGGGACCGTGA
- the LOC116994377 gene encoding uncharacterized protein LOC116994377 translates to MGMGSGIGLGMGARSSPGSMGILEFPLFMYPRNGNGSSNGIRNRNGIQELSRNHGSPGILTVLASQGSGMGSGVGLGSGLGSRSSPGSLGRGGGSRPWDGSDFWDVGKGKWWENAASSWWECGNVGNGVCGNMWEYLGMCAPSMAPSQSLSQNSQSLFLRLYPGMFGVSMAPFPKIQKILGSPPRPGDNFGVSSPKSRWDHPCDEFPLSTTPKKFPPDSQNPIGMIPAHPCDEFPVSAPKIPPNPPLNPLGIIPTLPGDSSNEFPVSASPNAPKIPKSHQDDPSPSWGSAFPNSPKFPPPKFPKSLP, encoded by the exons atgggaatgggatcaggaataggattgggaatgggagcCAGGAGCTCTCCAGGATCCATg ggaatcctggaattcccactgTTTATGTATCctaggaatgggaatgggagcagcAATGGGATCAGGAATAGGAATGGGATCCAGGAGCTCTCCAGGAACCATGGGAGTCCTGGAATTCTCACTGTTCTGGCATCCCAGGGCTCAGGAATGGGATCaggagtgggattgggatcaggattgggatccaGGAGCTCTCCCGGATCCCTGGGAAGAGGAGGCGGCTCCAGACCTTGGGATGGCTCCgatttttgggatgtgggaAAGGGGAAGTGGTGGGAAAACGCGGCCAGTTCCtggtgggaatgtgggaatgttgggaatgGGGTTTGTGGGAATATGtgggaatatttgggaatgTGTGCTCCATCAATGGCTCCATCCCAGAGCctttcccagaattcccagagccTTTTCCTACGGCTCTACCCTGGAATGTTTGGGGTGTCCATGGCCCCATTCCCAAAGATCcagaagattttggggtccccacccAGGCCtggggataattttggggtgtccagccccaaatcccggTGGGATCATCCCTGCGATGAGTTCCCACTCTcaaccacccccaaaaaattccccccagattcccaaaatcccatcgGGAtgatcccagcccatccctgcgATGAGTTCCCGGTCTCagcccccaaaattcccccaaatcctcccctaaatcccctcGGGATTATCCCAACTCTTCCTGGGGATTCCAGCAATGAATTCCCGGTCTCCGCCTccccaaatgcccccaaaattcccaaatcccaccaggatgatcccagcccttcctggggcTCAGCCTTCCCCaattctccaaaattcccccccccaaaatttcccaaatcctTGCCATGA